The sequence TTTGATTTCCCTCTCAGATCAGTTGATTTGAAACGTAATGTGCTTTCAGAGAAATTAATATGATACGTTTAGGTGTTATAAACCACAATGTATGATGTTagtcattttgtaattttttttgatTTTATAAGAttatgaaactgtgtgtgtgtgtgtaaatagacCTCTACAGGTGAAGCTGAAGACTCAGTAACATACAGTACTGTGATTCCCAAAAAGAAGAAGGTAAGTCTTTATTATCCACATCCATCTCATTAAAGGCTGTATTTGATCTTGAGACCATCATATTCTTCAGGGGAATTAGAGATACATCAGTTAtgtgaaaatataatataatatttggtTTTGATGGAGGTTCTCGAGTCTAATCTTTAGTTTAGCTGTTGAAAGGGCTTCATTTATTTCTAAAACTGTCCAAATTTCCAGCTCTCTCCAGCAGCTGAAGATGATCCAATGATCTACAGCTCTGTGCTTTACAAGTAAGAGGTGAGTCAAAATacataattctttattgtgtaatGGGTTTATTAACACATTCCAgcctttttttctgttctgcCTCATTACAGGTGTATGCAGctctatcattcattcattcattgtcgggAGCACCCAGAGCACACCCActtggacatggggagaacacaccaaactcctcacagacagtcacctggatcaggcttgaacccacaaccccaggactctatTTCTAAACCAAAACCAGGCCAGACCATTCAAAATGAAGACTCTGTCCTTGCACTTCAATAAAACATACTCACTTGAAAAAAATGGCTTTAGTGTGGTTTAAAGAATTAAATATTCCTCATCTTAGTGGTCAGTAGGGGAACCAAACagtacggtaaacccacatgTATTTCTCATACACTGATTTAAGTACGTCATATCTGCATTACTGACAACCTTGCTCTAATTCATTGGATGTATTAGGAATCACCCTCAGAGTCCaatttgtattctctctctgaTCACTGTATGGtttttgattttgtgctgcaacTGTATTCGTAATATGCtttagttttgttcatttttcatttcttaatTAACACACAGGAGCGTCACAGGTACGTCACTTCCGGCTGACTACTCGCGTGcttgatttgaaattgtttgccgtttgtcgctgttttagtcctctagacgtttatttacaatctctattgcatattctttggcattgcttatcctagtgtgctgtcttcatcATTCCTAACCCACCGTGcttcttaacttcatttttttcgtacatattatttctcattgtttatttttctctcttcatggcgcctgccgaggaacgagctctttctgagctcggcgcggagctcgagcagcttggtcgccggattcagcgtctcttggagaagcagacggagctccagcgggagaagacgagactcgaggcagcccgcgacgcctcctacgtggccgtcgcctctccggctcctctgccgcggcggtttgcgggggtacccatctacacgcctgcaccgggatgggagcgccagcgtgggcgtgggaagccgaggccgtccccccctccaccgcagccagtcttcacttctgccaaccggtttgaggtgctcagctcctggccttcacctgctccagcgccgaagactaaacaggacggtgttcttattatgggtgattcaatagttagacatttaaaagtgccggggataaagagtaatgcaaccgtgtcttgtctcccaggcgcaCGTGTCCTGGACGTTGCCAGGCGTCTTCCGTCGGCGCTTCGGCAGCGTGAGGActtcggcaccgtcgttctccacgtgggaacgaacgacatctccgcccgccgcagcgaggtcctgaaggagcactaccgttcgcttctggataccgctcggaagaagacggatgctaggatcatcgtctctggccccctgcccacctaccgtcgaggatgcgaggcgtttagcaggctcttcgggctccactcctggctcctggattggtgcggcactgtcggcgtggactacgtcgacaactgggagtgctttcgtgagcgtccggccctgtatcgttgggatgggcttcatccgagccgtctaggatccgcagttctctctgagaacattgaggtggttctgcgccggaactgactggtcattcccagtcacatcagtcaggtaggtggaatggatagcgagcaggtaagtaatattaaaattcctaatgttcctcctgaccatctctctactgctagtatgatgagtagcatgtccatgtcacccactctgattaacgctaataaatttttcagcattgagactgtgtctgttccccgcaaagcttgttatcacaaacgcccaaaaatcagttttaacaacctaattagaattaacaccaaggcactgcagcgaacgcaatatttcagcacttccagcattaaattagggcttttaaatatacgatctctaacatccaaagcactcactgtctgtgatattattactgataacaaactctatgcattatgtctctgcgaaacatgggctaaagcaaatgaatacattgccctaaatgagtccactccccctggcttcagctattacagttgcccacgaacatctggtcgtggtggtggtgtagccacaatttatgaccctaccattgacacaacacaaaaatctagttatgatactaaatcctttgaagtacttactcttaaagtcactgcatcaaaaaggcagcactcgtttatgctcatcacaatctatcgtcctcctggcccttatacaggatttctttgtgaatttgctgatttcctctcaagtgtagttatcgtatcagaaaaggccttaattgttggtgatttcaatattcactttgagaaggaccatgatccacttaaaattgcatttgaatcaattttggatgcgctagggttcactcagaatgttactgggcccactcatcaatgcaaacacacattggacctagtgttaacacggggcattgagataaagaatctatccaatctctcgctacatgagaccatctctgatcaccatctaatcacatatgaaattgcgttaaactttgatatttgtccacaaccacgctatattagaaagcgcactataacatcctcaacagttagtgattttatcaacaaccttccagaccttaccaccatttcttttccaactcacccaaatgacctggagctcattacaaacaacctacaccacttattgtgtacaaacctagatagtgttgcaccagtcaagaccaaacaatttagagagaaaaggcttgctccatggtacagtgacagcacgcgtgcattaaaactggctgctcgtaaccatgaacgtaaatggagacacacaaaactagaatgtttccgaattgcatggcagcacagcctcaccgactacaaacatgccttatctaaagccaaatcacagtacatctcttcccttatagaaaacaacaaagacaaccctagattcctttttagcactgtatcaaatctaattggaaacaaaaaggaaatcaaccccattgttccctctgatttctgtagcaatgactttatgagggtttttaatgataaaattgcttgcattcgcctcaaaatccaaaatcagtccaaagtcacatcggctctcgtagatgaaccccctgccagctctgaggtgcacttagactacttgaattctgtcgatgaaaatgacttgcttagtttaattagctcatctaaatcaactacatgcttactggatcctgtaccaacacaattatttaaacaaattttacctaaagtcattagaccattgctcacaataataaactcatccctcaacattggatatgtaccaaaacctctgaaactagcagtaatcaaaccaattattaaaaaacccaatcttgaccctcttgtattcgcaaactacaggccaatatcaaacctcccttttattgctaagattctagaaaaagtcgtgtcacagcagttgtgctcttacctacaaaacaatgacattcatgacatttttcaatctggatttagaccaaatcacagcacagaaacggctctaacaagagtaactaatgacttactcctttcacatgataagggctatatctctattctggtgctgcttgaccttagtgcagcatttgataccatagatcatgtgatgcttcttgataggctggaaaatctggtaggaataaaaggatctgccctctcttggttcagatcttatttatctgatcgttaccaatttgtttatctgaataataaatcctctaatcatactttagttaaatatggtgtcccacaaggatcagtgctcggccctgtattgttcacactctacatgctgccactgggtagactaatccgtaagcatgggattcaattccactgttatgctgatgacacacaactgtatatatcagccaaacccaatgatgttgcttgtctacgtaaaataacagaatgtctaactgaaattaaagactggatgatgcaaaactttctcatgttaaattctgataaaactgaggtcttgttactaggtacagatactcagatacattcactcagaaatgctgctattaatcttgataattcaacagtaaaacacaatgccatcattaaaaacttaggtgtagcctttgattcgactctcacatttgatacccacatatccaatacagtcaaaaccgccttcttccacctacgcaatattgccaaaattcggcatattttatcattaaaagatgcagagaaactagtgcatgcttttataacttcacgtctagactactgcaatgcgctcctggcagggagctcgtgcaaagcgttacacaagcttcagttagttcaaaatgcagcagccagggtgctcactagagctagaaaatttgaacatatcaccccagttctctcgtccctacactggctacctgtaaaatttcgcattgactataaaatactcctcttagcttataaatctctaaacagtttaggcccgcagtatcttactgaacttctcataccttatcgcccgtcacgtacacttcgttcacaggatgcccatctactctttgttcctcgcattaagaaaaacactgcaggaggaagagccttttctcacaaagctcctcaactctggaatagccttccggttactgttcggggctcagacacactctcaatctttaaatctagattaaaaacctaccttttcaaacaagcttttggttaatcactcaccttcaggttactccttctatattggtgttcgggctggttttcatattatcactgttctgtattaatcctgtcatatcaccatagctacagcattcttagttagctttgtagtaactgccaacaacgctgtctgtcgctgggttctcttgcctgatcagtggaagcttttttcgcaggacaaatttccccgttctttaccatgaccctactaaccttttgtatttttatttgttccctttgtctggctttctttctcctgtctctctctcatgctttgagatgtcctgctgctctccaggttttgccctgatccagcccgtgtcctgtacaagatcctggccttgctaagactcatacatcactaatatcatcactaatatactacatttatattactataaccccttcacttttacttctgttctctattgtgtctccggtgtcgacccgaggaggatgggttccccgtatgagtcttggttccttccaaggtttcttcctcgtgtgctgagggagtttttccttgccactgttgcccctggcttgctcataggaggcttggacccggatctctgtaaagctgctttgtgacgactttttgttgtgaaaagcgctatataaataaaatttgattgattgattgacatgctcttaaaataattaacaaaatatgtttaatatgtttCCAGTAGACCAGACTTTCTTTAATACTAATGTTGAGTTTAACACATTGAGGGAAAGGTATGTCCTCTTTCACAGCCCACATTTAGGGTTTGAGGCTCAgcaaaaaaatatagaacagtGCATTAAGTGTAAATATGCAGaaatgttctctgtagagggtgtgaattgaatttgaacatttttcttagcacaaaactgtaaatgtcaaatatttcaccttaGAAGGAAAGAAGTGTGTCACATTTCACATGTCAgtgctgtccagttaaaaacatgtatctccagaaatagtaactttacagaacaGGAATTAGGAATGTTCAACAAACAGGCACagacacaaaggaacttaaatatacaacgcagacaagggacacctgagacagataacaaggggacAGGATTAAAAAAGAGACACAGATGgagacactgacaaggaggaaGAACTAATGCGGGACTGGGGCGGATAcatgaatcaaaataaacagaaccatgtgctaagtaagcacatggtgggaacacacacacatgacagGACCGAGGCGTGACACCACTGCACATGAGATATGAGTTATTCTGGTAGAGTGTGAATGCAGTGCACaatgaaatattattattattattattattattagtagtagtagtagtagtagtagtagtagtaataataataataataataataattgtttgcTTAATTTAATCACTGTATTAGCAGAACAGAATAGAAAACAGAAcacagtaataataaatattaaattacttCTAACATTAGTAACATATCTTTATTTTAAGAGCATTTTAGATATAAACTATCAAAGCACATTACACATGAATATGAATGAAACACTGAAAAGATAAAAATAACACAGTAACAAGACACTCAGCAACAAAGCATAGACTAACCTTAGGAAACATATTTCTAAGTTGGATTTAACCACATTGCATTGTAATGagtcatttatataattta is a genomic window of Hoplias malabaricus isolate fHopMal1 chromosome X1, fHopMal1.hap1, whole genome shotgun sequence containing:
- the LOC136675625 gene encoding uncharacterized protein — encoded protein: MAPAEERALSELGAELEQLGRRIQRLLEKQTELQREKTRLEAARDASYVAVASPAPLPRRFAGVPIYTPAPGWERQRGRGKPRPSPPPPQPVFTSANRFEVLSSWPSPAPAPKTKQDGARVLDVARRLPSALRQREDFGTVVLHVGTNDISARRSEVLKEHYRSLLDTARKKTDARIIVSGPLPTYRRGCEAFSRLFGLHSWLLDWCGTVGVDYVDNWECFRERPALYRWDGLHPSRLGSAVLSENIEVVLRRN
- the LOC136675466 gene encoding uncharacterized protein, with translation MAPSAETAEHINHSTNNKSVDNKSCDLTDCSNGNSKLIWILLAVGLGLLLLLVCVITFILRKLTKASQTESRERSSNSAVQTCTAEGEFSVTYSTVIFKKEKTSTGEAEDSVTYSTVIPKKKKLSPAAEDDPMIYSSVLYKCMQLYHSFIHCREHPEHTHLDMGRTHQTPHRQSPGSGLNPQPQDSISKPKPGQTIQNEDSVLALQ